The Verrucomicrobiia bacterium sequence GGTCGTGAAGCGGCAATTCGAGCCTTGCAAGGGATCGGATTGGAAGTAACAAGTATTGTGGATGTGACACCGGTGCCGCATAATGGTTGCCGTCCTCGTAAACAACGTCGCGTCTAGGAAAGATAGAAAATTTATGGCTCGTTATACTGGTCCTCGTTCAAAAATTAGCCGTCGTTTTGGCGTGTCTTTATTTGGTCCTTCCAAAGCATTGGAAAGAAAAAATTATCCTCCTGGACAGCATGGTTCCAAGGGTCGCCGAAAACAGTCGGAATATGGCATTGCCGTTGGTGAAAAACAAAAATTGCGTTATACGTATGGTCTTTTAGAGCGGCAATTCCGTCGCTATTTTGAGATGGCCCGTAAGAAGCGAGGGATTACCGGCGAAATTTTATTACAATTTTTAGAATCGCGTTTAGACAATGTTGTTTATCGTTTAGGTTTTGCTTCAACACGACGTCAGGCTCGTCAAATGATTGGTCATGGTCATATTGCTGTAAATGGCAGAAAGGTGACCATTGCTTCTTTCACCGTTCGATCAGGTCAAGAGATTGAAGTTTGTAATACTCCGAAAGCTCGTCAAATGGCGGTGCGTAATTTGGAAGCGTCTCAATTAACTTCCGTGCCGAGTTGGTTAACTTTGAATAAAGATGCTTTTAAGGGAGTGATGGGACGAGTGCCAACTCGTGAAGAAATTCAACCATTAGCCGATGAACAGTTAGTGGTGGAATTATATTCTCGTTAAAAAATTTAATTATTTTTTTGCTAATTGAAGCGCGTCAATCAGCAAAGAGATAATGAAAAATGAAATAATAAAAAACGCGCAAAATATTTCGTTGGTCCATTTTGAGCTACGGCAACGCATGAGATGGGAAACCCGAAATAAGGAGAAATTATGCCAATTCGCTTAGGTCGTTTTGAAATGCCCAAACGTCTTGTTAAAGACGAGGCTACTGCCACAGAAACTTACGCTAAATTTATCGCGGAACCCTTTGAGACGGGTTATGGTCACACGGTGGGAAATAGTTTGCGTCGTGTATTGCTTTCCTCTTTGGAGGGAGTGGCCATTACTTCAGTGAAAATCGAAGGAGCGCTTCATGAGTTCGCTACGTTACCAGGTATCGTGGAAGATGCGACAGACATTATTTTAAATTTAAAGCAGATTAAATTTAAGACTGCTGATCGTGATCCGAAAACACTTTTATTGAATATTAATAAATCCGGAGAAGTGACTGCTGCGGATATTCGTTTAGAGCAGGGTGTGGAGGTGTTGAATCCGGAGCAACTCATCTGTACTTTGGATAAAAAACAAAAATTGGAAATGGAATTTGAAATCAAAACAGGTCGCGGTTTTGCGACTAGTGAAGAAAATAAAAAGTCGGAACAGGTTATTGGTGAAATTCCGATCGACTCACTTTTTTCGCCAGTTCGTCGCGTGAAATATGCTGTGGAGAATGCTCGAGTGGGGCAACGAACCGATTACGATAAGTTAATTCTAGAAATTTGGACTGATGGTCGCATTAATCCGTCTGATGCTTTATTACAAGCTTCGGCAATTTTACGTCATCATCTTGATATCTTTGTGGGTTACAGTGAGGAACCAGTTGAATTCGAGGAAACCAAACCCGAAAGTAGCCCAGTTGACAGTCGATTGAAGAAGCTACTGAACATGAGTGTAAATGAAATCGAACTTTCGGTACGTGCGG is a genomic window containing:
- the rpsD gene encoding 30S ribosomal protein S4 — encoded protein: MARYTGPRSKISRRFGVSLFGPSKALERKNYPPGQHGSKGRRKQSEYGIAVGEKQKLRYTYGLLERQFRRYFEMARKKRGITGEILLQFLESRLDNVVYRLGFASTRRQARQMIGHGHIAVNGRKVTIASFTVRSGQEIEVCNTPKARQMAVRNLEASQLTSVPSWLTLNKDAFKGVMGRVPTREEIQPLADEQLVVELYSR
- a CDS encoding DNA-directed RNA polymerase subunit alpha, with the protein product MPIRLGRFEMPKRLVKDEATATETYAKFIAEPFETGYGHTVGNSLRRVLLSSLEGVAITSVKIEGALHEFATLPGIVEDATDIILNLKQIKFKTADRDPKTLLLNINKSGEVTAADIRLEQGVEVLNPEQLICTLDKKQKLEMEFEIKTGRGFATSEENKKSEQVIGEIPIDSLFSPVRRVKYAVENARVGQRTDYDKLILEIWTDGRINPSDALLQASAILRHHLDIFVGYSEEPVEFEETKPESSPVDSRLKKLLNMSVNEIELSVRAANCLNNANITTVGSLAMKSEAEMLKYRNFGKKSLNEIKAKLEELGLGLGMKFEPGLINETTRSEISTSNGQ